The Blochmannia endosymbiont of Camponotus sp. genome includes a window with the following:
- the rpsR gene encoding 30S ribosomal protein S18 yields MGRFVRHRKFCRFTAEKCISIDYKDLVTIQHSIIESGKIIPSRITGTRAKYQRQLARAIKRARYLSLLPYTDHH; encoded by the coding sequence ATGGGGCGATTTGTACGTCATCGTAAGTTTTGTAGGTTTACGGCAGAAAAGTGTATTAGTATTGATTATAAAGATCTTGTTACAATACAACATTCTATTATAGAAAGCGGAAAGATTATTCCAAGCAGAATTACTGGAACGAGAGCAAAATACCAAAGACAATTAGCTCGTGCCATCAAGAGAGCACGTTATTTGTCTTTGTTACCGTATACTGATCATCATTAA
- the rplI gene encoding 50S ribosomal protein L9 gives MKIILIDDVDKLGTMGSEITVKSGYARNFLIPKYKAMPATKDNIAIFKAKQLELKNKAIEMQTKAELCAETINKLKSITITARSGVEGKLFGSIGSRDIADAITTASGLKVFKSQIRLPNHNVLRSTGTYNINIHIYNDVFARIDVVIVSQITKNK, from the coding sequence ATGAAAATTATTTTGATTGATGATGTTGATAAGCTTGGAACTATGGGATCAGAAATTACAGTGAAATCGGGTTATGCTCGTAATTTTTTGATACCAAAATATAAAGCAATGCCGGCTACAAAAGATAATATCGCAATATTTAAAGCAAAACAACTTGAGTTGAAAAATAAAGCAATAGAAATGCAGACTAAAGCTGAACTTTGTGCAGAAACCATTAACAAATTAAAGAGTATTACTATTACAGCTAGATCAGGGGTGGAAGGAAAATTATTTGGTTCTATAGGTTCTCGCGACATTGCTGACGCAATTACAACAGCTTCTGGGTTAAAAGTTTTTAAATCTCAGATTAGGTTGCCTAATCATAATGTATTGAGAAGTACTGGCACGTATAATATAAATATACATATTTATAATGATGTTTTTGCTAGAATAGACGTTGTTATTGTCAGTCAGATTACAAAGAATAAGTGA
- the cysQ gene encoding 3'(2'),5'-bisphosphate nucleotidase CysQ, with amino-acid sequence MIEKVSYIARAAGAEIMKIYNGNSKLDAYKKLDKSPVTNADLLSHKIIMCSLRSLTPEIPVLSEEDITEWQACRDGSCFWLIDPLDGTKEFLLRNGAFTVNIAFIEYGQPIMGVVYVPAYDLLYAADNGKVWKINYRRERINIAVRTSSYPMIVMSRNDVNYDQHHLYNYLKKFKNYKIINIGSSFKFCLIAEGSVHFYPRFSCTKIWDTAAGHVIAKAAGAIINDWEGNSLHYRNINRSFLNPGFQVSSY; translated from the coding sequence ATGATTGAAAAAGTAAGTTATATTGCTCGTGCAGCTGGAGCAGAAATCATGAAGATTTATAATGGGAATTCAAAGTTAGATGCGTACAAAAAGTTAGATAAATCCCCTGTAACTAATGCTGATTTGCTCTCTCATAAGATTATCATGTGTTCATTACGAAGTTTGACACCTGAAATTCCAGTGTTATCTGAAGAGGATATTACTGAATGGCAAGCATGTAGAGATGGAAGTTGTTTTTGGTTGATAGATCCTTTAGATGGAACAAAAGAGTTTTTATTACGAAACGGTGCATTCACTGTGAATATAGCCTTCATAGAATACGGTCAACCTATTATGGGAGTAGTGTATGTCCCCGCGTATGATCTGCTATACGCAGCAGATAATGGAAAGGTATGGAAGATTAATTATAGAAGAGAACGTATAAATATTGCAGTTCGCACATCTAGTTATCCAATGATAGTGATGAGTCGTAATGATGTCAATTATGATCAACATCATTTATATAATTATTTAAAAAAATTTAAAAATTATAAAATTATTAATATTGGCTCATCGTTTAAATTTTGTTTAATAGCAGAAGGTAGCGTACATTTCTATCCGAGGTTTTCTTGTACTAAAATTTGGGATACAGCTGCTGGGCATGTTATCGCTAAAGCAGCTGGTGCTATAATTAATGATTGGGAAGGAAATTCTTTACATTATAGAAATATAAATCGATCTTTTTTAAATCCAGGTTTTCAAGTTTCATCATATTAA
- a CDS encoding autotransporter assembly complex protein TamA → MIFSSFKSYNKQSDLLVIKIEPGSPIMITEVNIVIHGDGRKDHDYQQMIKDSKSFIGTRLKHSDYEQLKNKLYNLALFKGYFDATFQNSQLIVIPSLYRSIWNIDFYSGQRYFVEKIKFHGSQIKEDYLKNISNIHSGEYYNAASVMELNRRFSSTNWFESVSISSDYIRCQQKKKLILDVLFYPCSKNSFETGSGYSMETGPRTKIIWKKPWINSYGHSLENNFSLSTSEQVIDLSYKIPLLRNPLEQYYLLQGGLIHEDTHNIQSSIITINMARYWNCSHKWQRAINIHWYLNHHNNNHITKDIMLIYPGISIHRIRKRGEVMPYWGDSQRYSINISNNCWKSDINFVAVQAQNIWIRTVLKKHRILVRGNLSWIDTNNFLFINSMLRFFSSTDSGIRGYKYLDPYDNSKCYTNVAAKLITTTFEYQYNLISKWWGVIFMDVGEITNNIKWNNFRSGMGIGVRWQFPVGLIKLDLATPLIHRGKINHQFLYLYVNLGPDL, encoded by the coding sequence TTGATTTTTTCTTCATTTAAATCTTACAATAAACAATCTGATCTACTAGTCATTAAAATTGAACCTGGGTCTCCAATTATGATTACTGAGGTAAATATTGTTATACATGGAGATGGTAGAAAAGATCATGATTATCAGCAAATGATAAAAGATAGCAAATCTTTTATTGGAACAAGATTAAAACATAGTGACTATGAACAATTGAAAAATAAACTTTATAATTTAGCTTTATTTAAAGGATATTTTGATGCTACATTCCAAAATAGTCAACTTATTGTTATACCTTCACTTTATCGAAGTATTTGGAACATAGATTTTTATAGTGGACAACGTTATTTTGTCGAAAAAATTAAATTTCATGGGAGTCAGATTAAAGAAGATTATTTAAAAAATATATCTAATATACATTCAGGAGAATATTATAATGCAGCGTCTGTTATGGAATTAAATCGCCGATTCTCTTCTACTAATTGGTTTGAATCAGTATCGATTTCTTCAGATTATATACGTTGTCAACAAAAAAAAAAATTAATATTAGATGTTTTGTTTTATCCTTGCTCTAAAAACAGTTTTGAAACTGGATCTGGTTACAGTATGGAAACAGGTCCACGCACTAAAATAATTTGGAAAAAACCGTGGATTAATTCATATGGACACAGTTTAGAAAATAATTTTAGTTTGTCTACTTCAGAACAAGTTATTGATTTAAGTTATAAGATTCCACTTCTTCGTAACCCATTGGAACAATATTATTTATTACAGGGAGGGTTAATACATGAAGATACACATAATATTCAGTCTAGCATTATAACTATAAATATGGCTCGTTATTGGAATTGTTCCCACAAGTGGCAACGCGCAATTAATATACATTGGTATCTTAATCATCATAATAATAATCATATTACTAAAGATATAATGTTAATTTATCCAGGAATAAGTATACATCGTATTCGTAAGCGCGGGGAAGTAATGCCGTATTGGGGGGATAGTCAGCGTTATTCAATCAATATATCTAATAATTGTTGGAAATCAGATATTAATTTTGTTGCTGTGCAGGCTCAAAATATTTGGATTCGAACAGTATTAAAAAAACATCGCATTTTAGTTCGTGGGAATCTAAGTTGGATAGATACTAATAATTTCTTATTTATTAATTCAATGTTACGTTTTTTTTCTAGTACAGATAGTGGCATTCGTGGATATAAATATTTAGATCCTTATGATAACTCTAAATGTTATACAAATGTTGCTGCTAAATTGATTACTACTACATTTGAATATCAATATAATTTGATTAGTAAATGGTGGGGAGTTATTTTTATGGATGTAGGAGAGATTACTAATAATATTAAATGGAATAATTTCAGATCTGGTATGGGTATTGGAGTACGTTGGCAATTTCCGGTAGGTCTTATAAAATTAGATCTGGCAACTCCATTAATACATAGAGGGAAAATAAATCATCAGTTTTTATATTTATATGTTAATTTAGGACCAGATTTATGA
- a CDS encoding translocation/assembly module TamB domain-containing protein, whose protein sequence is MIFIKKIYLIFLLWIATICGVFMFLLGTNTGTYLTLTGISYYIPGLTFDSVSGTWGNFNITHIVYKTSIGIIDIDQCNILLNLKYIWNKQIYIDHLFLKNVFIKIKKADTDNQENERYKKIKIENIFSFPFPIILKKMVLNNIHIISNNIIFKLKTLDTGLTFQDNLLTVLPVCIKGAVLNVSNVNMSNIKTNIINIYKYSSQLDVKCLLKSLSSKLLMELSSFKIPVNLILKDVEGENVYIFDNYRNYYTINHFYFRTYLHDQAANLKLNIKLPYGYFNAIGNVIFKEYYPINITANYIVYDASSANNSSDKIKNQNINKIKLILTGELYNDICLRCDFLGVVSTVHVLLKINMMQFGIPIGISIVGRKIPLSFLGIDDYLIEDINLCLNGKIQSYCIQITLQLSSIKFSAAHIIMNARGNINSCTISKLKATMSDGYFNMQGVINWTNMISWNSVFLLNKVSFFQKWFKNPIKLSGNIVTQGRLHSNAWDIRVSDLNLKGSIADSNISCTGAFYSNSFGEWKIPALLIKWGPNSLEIQGDLKKDSVLNATLAAPDCNVVALGLSGSVYGKFKLYGPIKYLRLLSNIDIFSLNWREKNLNINKIMIKSDIYRDNMMQSKFFLQTDKMRCGFLSLRQIIMQGQGNIKQHYLHLTACDDKLSGEIKFCGNLDFLNKTWYSRINKTSIMTTIGTWKLMQDIVLTYQHSTQKIIFDSHYWEIINYTIPISNVLKTNILNKIDGLLKSFNVVSLKILLPELINIHTVRIYLSNCSWIVGERLPKGTILFSGKQCNIKSSIEDREINSIKINKVTVRIILMPVTSYCTWFINFGNYDQNYGSFKITELHNTSKITGNIQIKNTSLFPFCRSLISLREPIDGLLNLNINFYGFARHLKIYGSAQLQNFNINKPDTPFFVKNGQLFIRFFGDYATVNGTMNTDNGSKLNLNGDIANFNFIRNIRAFFRIWGNQINFCISPKIKMKISPNITCMMTTEKIHLRGNIEIPWAHIEVKEPSRNIVRASAEEILLDNNFEPILDKSKNLCISIYSNITVSLGNDVNFNGLGLCTKLKGNLEIGCNRNNLLLTGRIDMLSGYFQAYGQNLMIKKGHLLFSGSINQPYLDIEAICNSSNISNRNIVGIRITGIFDQPKLEVFSTSSLFPPQEIVSYLLGDNRNFILFNTDASIITSFLIGASVKNSEQFFNKIGKIFGVQDLALNTQDIIGTTPLVAISGYIAPGLQIKYGISIFDLLTTITVRYCLCSQLYLEAASGSNQALDLLYKFDF, encoded by the coding sequence ATGATTTTTATAAAGAAAATCTATTTGATTTTCTTATTATGGATAGCAACAATATGTGGAGTTTTTATGTTTTTGTTAGGTACTAATACTGGAACATATCTAACTCTTACAGGAATTTCCTATTATATCCCCGGGTTAACATTTGATTCTGTTTCTGGTACTTGGGGTAATTTTAATATAACCCATATAGTCTATAAAACGTCGATAGGTATAATTGATATTGATCAATGTAATATTTTATTAAATCTAAAATATATATGGAATAAGCAGATATATATTGATCATCTTTTTTTGAAAAATGTTTTTATAAAAATAAAAAAAGCAGATACTGACAACCAAGAAAATGAGAGATATAAAAAAATAAAAATAGAAAATATTTTTTCTTTTCCGTTTCCTATAATACTAAAAAAAATGGTATTGAATAATATTCATATTATTTCAAATAATATTATATTTAAATTAAAAACATTGGATACTGGGTTAACATTTCAAGATAATTTATTAACGGTTTTACCCGTATGTATCAAAGGAGCAGTTTTAAATGTTTCTAATGTAAATATGTCAAATATAAAAACTAATATAATAAACATATATAAATATAGTAGCCAATTGGATGTAAAGTGTTTACTTAAATCATTATCTAGTAAATTATTAATGGAATTGTCTTCTTTTAAGATTCCTGTAAATTTAATTCTAAAAGATGTAGAAGGAGAGAATGTTTATATTTTCGATAATTATCGTAATTATTATACTATTAATCATTTTTATTTTCGGACATATTTACATGATCAGGCGGCAAATTTAAAATTAAATATTAAATTACCATATGGGTATTTTAATGCGATAGGAAATGTAATATTTAAGGAATATTATCCAATAAATATTACGGCCAATTATATTGTGTATGATGCTTCCAGCGCCAATAACTCTTCTGATAAGATAAAAAATCAGAATATAAATAAAATAAAATTAATTCTCACTGGAGAATTATACAATGACATATGTCTTCGTTGTGATTTTTTAGGTGTTGTTTCTACAGTACACGTATTATTAAAAATTAATATGATGCAATTTGGTATACCTATAGGCATATCTATAGTTGGTAGAAAAATACCGCTTTCTTTTTTAGGAATAGATGATTATTTAATAGAAGATATTAATTTATGTTTAAACGGTAAAATACAAAGTTATTGTATTCAAATAACATTACAATTAAGTAGTATCAAATTTTCAGCAGCACATATCATCATGAACGCTCGAGGAAATATTAACAGTTGTACTATTTCTAAATTAAAAGCAACAATGTCAGACGGATATTTTAATATGCAAGGAGTTATTAATTGGACTAATATGATTAGTTGGAATAGTGTATTTTTATTAAATAAAGTTAGTTTTTTTCAAAAATGGTTTAAAAATCCAATCAAATTGTCAGGAAATATCGTTACTCAAGGACGTTTACATTCCAATGCTTGGGATATTAGAGTATCTGATTTAAATCTTAAAGGAAGTATAGCAGATAGTAATATCTCATGTACAGGTGCGTTCTATAGTAACTCATTTGGTGAATGGAAAATCCCGGCATTATTAATAAAATGGGGACCTAATTCGTTAGAAATACAGGGAGACTTAAAAAAAGATTCTGTTTTAAATGCTACACTTGCAGCACCAGATTGCAATGTAGTTGCGCTTGGATTAAGTGGTAGTGTATATGGAAAATTTAAATTATATGGACCTATTAAATATCTTAGATTATTATCAAATATTGATATATTTTCTTTGAATTGGAGAGAGAAGAATCTTAATATTAATAAGATAATGATCAAGAGCGATATTTATCGTGATAATATGATGCAAAGTAAATTTTTTTTACAAACAGATAAAATGCGGTGTGGATTTTTGTCGTTACGTCAAATAATAATGCAAGGACAAGGAAATATTAAACAACATTATTTACATTTAACAGCCTGTGATGATAAGTTGTCTGGAGAAATAAAATTTTGTGGGAATCTGGATTTTTTAAATAAAACTTGGTATAGCAGAATTAATAAAACTAGCATTATGACTACAATAGGAACATGGAAATTAATGCAAGATATCGTTCTCACTTATCAACATTCAACACAAAAAATTATTTTTGATTCGCATTATTGGGAAATTATTAATTATACAATTCCTATTTCTAATGTTTTAAAAACAAATATTTTAAATAAAATAGATGGTTTGCTTAAAAGTTTTAATGTAGTTTCTTTAAAAATTTTATTGCCAGAATTAATAAATATACATACTGTTCGTATATATCTATCGAACTGTTCTTGGATAGTAGGAGAACGATTGCCTAAGGGTACAATTTTGTTTTCAGGAAAACAATGCAATATTAAATCTTCTATTGAAGATAGAGAAATAAATTCAATTAAAATAAATAAAGTCACCGTAAGAATTATATTAATGCCAGTTACTTCATATTGTACATGGTTCATAAATTTTGGTAATTACGATCAAAATTATGGATCGTTTAAAATAACCGAATTGCATAATACATCTAAAATAACGGGCAATATACAGATTAAAAATACCTCATTATTTCCTTTTTGTCGTTCATTAATTTCATTAAGGGAACCTATAGATGGATTGTTGAATTTAAATATTAATTTTTATGGATTCGCACGTCACCTAAAAATTTACGGTTCTGCTCAACTACAAAATTTTAATATTAATAAACCTGATACACCGTTTTTTGTAAAAAATGGTCAATTATTTATAAGATTTTTTGGGGATTATGCTACAGTAAATGGAACAATGAATACAGATAATGGAAGTAAGTTAAACTTAAATGGCGATATTGCTAATTTTAATTTTATTCGTAATATCCGTGCATTTTTCAGAATATGGGGAAACCAAATTAATTTTTGCATTTCTCCAAAAATAAAGATGAAAATCTCTCCTAATATTACTTGTATGATGACTACGGAAAAAATTCATTTGAGAGGAAATATAGAAATTCCTTGGGCTCATATTGAAGTTAAAGAACCCTCAAGAAATATAGTTAGAGCGTCTGCAGAAGAAATTTTATTAGATAATAATTTTGAACCTATTTTAGATAAATCTAAAAATTTATGTATTTCTATTTATTCTAATATTACTGTGTCTCTTGGTAATGATGTGAATTTTAATGGATTGGGCTTATGCACTAAATTAAAAGGTAACTTAGAAATTGGATGTAATAGAAATAATTTACTTTTAACAGGGCGTATTGATATGCTGTCTGGTTATTTTCAAGCATATGGACAAAATTTGATGATAAAAAAAGGGCACCTACTATTTTCTGGATCAATAAATCAACCATATCTTGATATTGAAGCAATCTGTAATTCATCTAATATTAGCAATAGAAATATAGTTGGTATACGAATTACTGGTATTTTTGATCAACCAAAATTAGAAGTTTTCTCTACTTCTTCGTTATTTCCTCCACAAGAAATAGTATCTTATTTATTGGGTGATAATAGAAATTTTATACTTTTTAATACGGATGCAAGTATAATAACATCTTTTTTAATTGGAGCAAGTGTCAAAAATAGTGAGCAGTTTTTTAACAAAATAGGAAAAATATTTGGTGTACAAGATTTAGCATTAAATACTCAAGATATCATTGGAACCACGCCGTTAGTTGCGATAAGTGGATATATAGCTCCTGGTTTACAAATTAAATATGGAATAAGTATTTTTGATTTATTGACGACAATAACCGTACGTTATTGTTTATGTTCACAATTGTATTTAGAAGCAGCATCTGGAAGCAATCAAGCGCTTGACTTATTATATAAATTTGATTTTTGA
- the ppa gene encoding inorganic diphosphatase, translated as MYLNQIPAGKNIPEDIYVIIEIPANSYPIKYEIDKKTGTIFVDRFLLTPMFYPCNYGYINQTLSLDGDPVDVLVPTPYPLQSGCVIHCRPIGMLNMIDESGNDAKIIAVPRSKISEQYSLIQDINDLPSLLRNQINHFFKNYKDLDSGKWVKIKNWENNNAAKTEILKAFERFKKIT; from the coding sequence ATGTATTTAAACCAAATCCCAGCTGGAAAAAATATTCCAGAAGATATATATGTTATTATTGAAATCCCGGCTAATTCTTATCCAATTAAATATGAAATTGATAAAAAAACAGGAACAATATTCGTTGATCGTTTTTTATTAACACCTATGTTTTACCCTTGTAATTATGGCTACATCAATCAGACTTTATCATTAGATGGCGATCCAGTAGATGTGTTGGTTCCTACTCCATATCCTTTACAATCAGGTTGCGTAATACATTGCCGACCTATAGGTATGCTCAACATGATAGATGAATCTGGTAACGACGCTAAAATAATTGCAGTACCTCGTAGTAAAATATCAGAACAGTATTCATTAATACAAGATATAAATGATTTACCAAGTTTACTGCGTAATCAAATAAATCATTTTTTCAAAAATTACAAAGATTTAGACTCTGGAAAATGGGTTAAAATAAAAAACTGGGAAAACAACAATGCTGCTAAAACAGAAATTTTAAAGGCTTTTGAACGTTTTAAAAAGATCACATAA
- the ispB gene encoding octaprenyl diphosphate synthase, which translates to MNITQISKLTEQDMIDVNAEIRVRLASEITLINELIQYIINSGGKRIRPMITLLTARALHYNKTQHVIIATLIEFIHTATLLHDDVVDKSHMRRGKITTNVIFGNAASVLVGDFIYTRAFQMMTELESLRILSLMADAVNIIAKGEILQLTNCNDPSITIDSYMKIVYSKTARLFEVASQSSAILANADIYQEKALRNYGRYVGTAFQLIDDLLDYSAPETIFGKNIGNDLNEGKPTLPLLHAIHHSTPKQASLICHAIKQGNNRHLLGIILDTMRQYGSLEYTRKCAEIEIKKAISCLNILPISPYRKALASLATYIIQRIH; encoded by the coding sequence ATGAATATCACTCAAATATCCAAATTGACTGAACAAGATATGATAGATGTAAATGCAGAAATTCGCGTGCGATTAGCATCTGAAATTACTTTAATCAACGAACTTATTCAATATATTATTAATAGTGGGGGAAAACGAATTCGACCAATGATTACCTTGTTAACTGCAAGAGCCTTACACTATAATAAAACACAACATGTCATTATTGCTACATTAATAGAATTTATTCATACTGCCACTTTATTACATGATGATGTAGTAGATAAATCACATATGAGACGCGGTAAAATTACTACTAATGTGATTTTTGGAAATGCTGCTAGCGTGTTAGTAGGTGATTTTATATATACACGAGCATTCCAAATGATGACAGAATTAGAATCTTTACGAATATTGTCATTGATGGCAGACGCTGTTAATATAATTGCAAAAGGAGAAATATTACAATTAACAAATTGTAATGATCCAAGTATTACCATAGATAGTTATATGAAAATTGTTTATAGTAAAACTGCTCGTTTATTTGAAGTAGCTTCTCAATCATCTGCCATTTTAGCTAATGCTGATATTTATCAAGAAAAAGCATTGCGTAATTACGGACGATATGTAGGCACTGCTTTTCAATTAATTGATGATTTATTAGATTATTCTGCTCCAGAAACAATATTTGGAAAAAATATTGGAAATGATTTAAATGAAGGAAAACCTACTCTTCCTCTACTACATGCTATCCATCATAGTACCCCAAAACAAGCATCGCTTATATGTCATGCCATTAAACAAGGCAATAATCGTCATTTATTAGGTATAATTCTAGATACAATGCGTCAATACGGATCATTAGAATACACTCGAAAATGTGCTGAAATAGAAATTAAAAAAGCCATTTCTTGTCTTAATATTTTACCCATTTCTCCTTATCGAAAAGCATTAGCAAGTTTAGCTACTTATATAATTCAACGGATTCATTAG
- the rplU gene encoding 50S ribosomal protein L21, whose protein sequence is MYAVFQIGSKQYRVTAGQIINVEKIDVNVGNQVEFNQILLIKCNDCLQIGYPFVKEGKVIAEIVEQNIDRKIEIIKFRRRKHFRKFQGHRQCFTKIKITSINSDNLNNQEIRNKNGT, encoded by the coding sequence ATGTATGCGGTTTTTCAAATTGGTAGTAAACAGTATCGTGTTACTGCAGGTCAAATAATTAATGTAGAAAAGATTGATGTTAATGTTGGTAATCAAGTTGAATTTAATCAAATATTGCTTATTAAATGTAATGATTGCCTTCAAATAGGGTATCCTTTCGTAAAAGAAGGAAAAGTGATAGCGGAAATTGTAGAGCAAAATATCGATCGAAAGATAGAGATTATTAAATTTCGTCGTCGTAAACATTTTCGTAAATTCCAAGGACATCGTCAGTGTTTTACAAAAATAAAAATAACAAGCATAAACAGTGATAATTTAAATAATCAAGAAATAAGGAATAAAAATGGCACATAA
- the rpmA gene encoding 50S ribosomal protein L27 yields MAHKKAGGSTRNGRDSHSKRLGIKRFGGEFVSSGTIIVRQRGNTFHPGKHVGCGRDYTLFALKTGKVLFEKKGVSSRRFISIIANE; encoded by the coding sequence ATGGCACATAAAAAAGCTGGGGGCTCTACTCGTAATGGTCGGGATTCACATAGTAAGCGTTTAGGAATTAAACGTTTTGGAGGAGAATTTGTGTCTTCAGGTACTATTATTGTACGCCAACGTGGTAATACGTTTCATCCAGGAAAACATGTAGGCTGCGGAAGAGATTATACTCTCTTTGCTTTAAAGACTGGGAAAGTTTTGTTTGAAAAAAAGGGAGTGTCTAGTCGTAGGTTTATTAGTATTATTGCTAACGAATAA
- the cgtA gene encoding Obg family GTPase CgtA: MTDITVVAGNGGRGCVSFKKTRKGGSFLKKPNGSNGGDGGNVWLLADPNINTLNYFHFHHIFKAGNGQCGRSRGCTGKRGKDIFIKVPCGTRVSDKKTNKLLGEIDSHKKCLMVAKGGRHGFGNGHFKYFLRHKKLCSTHGETGEFQHLNLELLLIADVGILGLPNSGKSSFIRVVSSAKPKVADYPFTTLVPYLGVVQINDYDRFVIADIPGIIKGASNGSGLGMRFLKHLEHCQILLHFIDIAPLDNSDPLENIITIRHELNNYNKKLICKPCWLIFNKIDLLEQYVVEKKIKYIISSLQWKGRYYSISSTHNTNISLLCDSIMKFIIYHGKN; this comes from the coding sequence ATGACTGACATTACAGTTGTTGCTGGAAATGGAGGACGTGGTTGCGTTAGTTTTAAAAAAACAAGAAAGGGAGGCTCTTTTTTAAAAAAACCTAATGGTAGTAATGGAGGAGACGGAGGTAATGTTTGGTTATTAGCAGATCCTAATATAAACACTTTAAATTATTTTCATTTTCATCATATTTTTAAAGCTGGGAATGGACAATGTGGCCGTAGTCGAGGTTGTACTGGTAAAAGAGGCAAAGATATTTTTATAAAAGTTCCATGCGGAACTAGAGTGAGTGATAAAAAAACAAATAAATTATTAGGAGAAATTGACAGTCATAAAAAATGTTTAATGGTAGCTAAGGGAGGCCGTCATGGCTTTGGGAATGGACATTTTAAGTATTTTCTACGACACAAAAAACTTTGTAGCACACATGGGGAGACGGGAGAATTTCAACACTTGAATTTAGAATTACTTCTGATAGCGGACGTCGGAATACTTGGATTACCTAATTCCGGAAAATCTAGTTTTATACGTGTAGTATCATCAGCGAAACCAAAAGTAGCAGATTATCCATTTACTACATTAGTACCGTATTTAGGCGTAGTACAGATTAATGATTATGATAGATTTGTTATTGCAGATATTCCTGGTATTATTAAAGGAGCTTCTAATGGTTCAGGATTAGGAATGAGGTTTTTAAAGCATCTAGAACATTGCCAAATATTATTGCATTTTATTGATATTGCGCCTTTGGATAATTCTGATCCGTTAGAAAATATTATTACTATTAGACATGAGTTAAATAACTACAATAAAAAATTGATTTGCAAACCGTGTTGGCTAATATTTAATAAAATAGATTTATTAGAGCAATATGTAGTAGAAAAAAAGATTAAATATATCATTAGTTCTTTACAGTGGAAAGGCCGTTATTATTCTATATCTTCGACACATAATACGAATATATCATTGTTGTGCGATAGCATCATGAAGTTTATTATTTATCACGGTAAAAATTAA
- the greA gene encoding transcription elongation factor GreA codes for MKYVPMTLRGAERLRKELDYLKNIRRPEIIRNISEAREHGDLKENSEYNAAREQQGFCEGRIQEIESKLSHAHIIDVTKLITNNKIVFGATVNIENLDTAHRRTYSIVGDDEANLKENTVSINSPIARGLIGHKAGDVIEIDTPTGKIKYKIIQIKYY; via the coding sequence ATGAAGTATGTACCGATGACTTTACGTGGAGCTGAAAGATTGAGAAAAGAATTGGATTATTTAAAAAATATTCGTCGTCCAGAAATTATAAGAAATATTTCTGAAGCACGTGAGCATGGTGATTTAAAAGAAAATTCTGAATATAATGCTGCCCGTGAGCAACAGGGTTTTTGTGAAGGGCGCATTCAAGAAATAGAATCTAAGCTTTCTCATGCGCATATTATAGATGTCACAAAATTAATTACTAACAATAAAATAGTTTTTGGAGCTACAGTTAATATTGAAAATTTAGATACAGCACATAGACGAACATATAGTATTGTAGGGGATGATGAAGCAAACCTTAAAGAAAATACGGTTTCTATTAATTCTCCTATTGCTAGAGGTTTAATCGGTCATAAAGCAGGAGATGTTATTGAGATTGATACTCCAACAGGGAAGATAAAATACAAAATAATTCAGATTAAATATTATTGA